The Sulfurihydrogenibium sp. YO3AOP1 genome has a window encoding:
- the rpmC gene encoding 50S ribosomal protein L29: protein MKASELRKLSNEELKEKILELKKKLFNLRFQNKIGSISNTAEINQTKKDIARILTILRERELNKTNG from the coding sequence ATGAAGGCATCAGAATTAAGAAAATTATCAAACGAAGAGTTAAAAGAAAAAATATTGGAATTAAAAAAGAAACTATTTAATTTAAGATTCCAAAATAAAATTGGTTCTATCAGCAATACTGCGGAAATCAATCAAACTAAAAAAGATATTGCAAGAATTTTAACTATTCTAAGAGAAAGAGAATTAAACA
- the rplP gene encoding 50S ribosomal protein L16, which translates to MSLLQPRKVKWRKPQKGRTKGKATRRNQVDFGEYGLQALEPGRLTSRQIEAARIAIVREAKKGAKVWIRVFPHKPVTKKPAETRMGKGKGDLDHYEAIVKPGHILFELAGVPEEVAAEAFRKAGHKLPIKTRLVKSVE; encoded by the coding sequence ATGTCTTTACTTCAACCAAGAAAAGTTAAATGGAGAAAACCTCAAAAAGGTAGAACAAAAGGGAAGGCTACAAGAAGAAATCAAGTTGATTTTGGCGAATATGGATTACAAGCGTTAGAACCGGGAAGATTAACATCAAGACAAATAGAAGCTGCCAGAATTGCCATCGTAAGAGAAGCAAAAAAAGGTGCTAAAGTTTGGATCAGAGTATTTCCACACAAGCCTGTTACTAAAAAACCTGCTGAAACTCGTATGGGTAAAGGAAAAGGTGATTTAGACCACTACGAAGCAATCGTAAAACCTGGTCATATCCTTTTTGAACTTGCCGGTGTTCCTGAAGAGGTTGCAGCAGAAGCATTTAGAAAAGCAGGTCACAAACTTCCAATTAAAACAAGATTAGTAAAAAGTGTTGAGTAG